CTTCGGCCAGTTGGGAACTGACGATCTTGCCGTTCTTCAAGTCCTCGCGGAATGCTGGGATGACTTTTTCTAGGCGGCTGATCAGCTCGCGCATTTCATCCATGGTGAGCATCAGATCGCTGGACATCAGTCGGGCCTTAGCTTCGCCAGTTTCTTCGCCGGAGTAGTGGCGTGCACCGTGGAGCATGGCCGCCTGCAAGCGGCGTTGCTCGTCGTTGACCACTTGCCCGAGGTAGGCGTCCATGACCACGCCGGTCGGATCATCTTCTCGCTGCCCAACCTCGCCGGTGGTGTATGCCTCGGCGGCCGATTTCCATACCCGGTCGCGCTTGTCCCGTGCGAGTTCTGGGACTTCGACTATCATCTGAGCCTTGGCCAATTCGCGCAGGTGGAAGCTGACCTTGTTCGCCGGGATATCCAAGGCCTGCGCCAGGTCGGCCGCACGGGCCGATTCCATGGCCGATAGCGTACTGAGAATCTGTCTGCGCAGCGGGTTGGCAATCGCTTTCAGCATCGGCGTAGTGAACGTTACTGGCGACTCATTGTTGCTCATGTGTTCAGCTTAGCAATCCCCCAAAATAAATTGCGCAATTTCTATTGCGCAACTTTATTTGCGGACTTAGAGTTGATGCCATGACCACCACCCAGCCCAACGGTTCATCAGGCACGAAGGTGACTGATGAGAAGCTCTTGCCCGCCTTGCGGACGCAGAAAAACTACCGCAGGTGGCTGTTCGCAGATACTTCAGCATTGCTTTCCGGTGGTATTTACGGGTTCATCTTCCCGCTGATCCTGCTGGCCACCACCCACTCGCCGGTACTGGCCGGGATGTTGGCCTCGATAGGGATGGCAGCCAGGGCTAGCGTCATTTTGGCCGGCGGAGCCATGGCCGATCGCACCGACAAGGCTCGAATGATCGTGATCGGGAGCTTATGTGGCGCCACGATCACTGCCGCCTTGGCCTTGGGCATGAGCTTTGGTTCGTTACCGGTCCCCTTGATGTGCCTGGCGCATGTCCTGATGGAATTGCGCGGCGGGTTCTTTGGTTCAACAACCAATGCGGCACTCAAGGATCTGGTGCACCCCAAGCAACTCGGCCGTGCGATGGCTGCAAATCAAGGCCGAGACTCGGTATTGATGCTCGGTTCCGCTCCCCTCGGTGGAGCGTTGCTGGGATTAGGTGGCGGTATTGCCCTGCTCACTGTTAGCGCACTTAATCTGATCGCTGCGGCCAGCGGTTTTGCCTTACGTAGGCCACTGCGTGCAGCGCAGCAATCTTTGCAAGAATCCAATGGTGCTCCCGAGGAGAAAGTGGCCCACGGAATTCTGGCCGGTATGCGCTGGTGTTTTTCGAGGCCACAGCTTCGCGCGCTCCTAGTTTTGATCACGGTCGTCAACATCGGCGTGAACGGTCTGATGACAACTTTGATCTACGGGCTAGAGCAACGTTCGGAAGAACCTTGGGTCATCGGACTGACTTCAACGTGCATGGGTGTTGGAATGCTGATCGGATCGCTGGCGGCGGCCTGGCTTATCGAAAGATTCCGCAGCGGACTTTTAGCCTGCACTTGCCTCACGCTCCTTGGTGTTGCCATGCTCCTCATCGGATTCAATACGAACCTGCTGTGGATGGGCTCCATGCTGTTGCTTAGTTTCTTGAGCGTCCCCGCACTTAACGCCGCCATCGGCGGGTACTTCATGGCATGTGTCCCCCACGATATGTCTGGGCGGGCTAATTCCTTGATTACGTTCATGGCCTTGGCCGCTTTGCCGATGGCACCACTAGTTACCGGATTCGGTATGGAGTGGGTTGGCATGGGCCCCACGCTCATCTTCTTCGGTGCCTTGGTTTCCCTGGCAGCCATCTTGGCTTGGCTTTCATCGCAGGTTCGAGGAATCCCTCGTCCCGAACAATGGGGGCCTGCCGCTGCTTCGACACAACCCGAACCCCCAGACCTCACCGATTCCCAACCGTCACACACCCCAGATGTACGCACCGAATAGGAGGACTCGAAATGAATTTCGATCCTATGACACCCAATGATTCTCGATTGAAGAAATCAGCGCGACAACGATTCTTCAGCAGCGAGAAAAGACTCCGTCATGCTTCTGCAGAGGCACGCCAAATCGACGATGCCGTGACTCTGATGAGGTATCAAGTGCAGCGCAACGAACAATGGATCTATTTATGAGGACACGGTAATAGCCCTGAAAGATTGCCTAACCCATGGCTTTCATTTTCGAGCGCACCTACCCTAGAAATATGAACAAGCAGGCCCCACCTGTCATCAGTGCCATTACCCTCGGCGTGCGTGATGTCGGTGTTTCCACCAAGTTCTATACCGAGGGTCTAGGGTTTGAACTGGTTCAGCCAGCCCACCCGGAAATCGCCTTTGTCCGCGCCGGATATGGTTTGATGCTTGCCCTCTGGGACGTGAAGCAGATGCCCAGTGAATATGGCGATGTCGGGCATTCTCAGCTTGCTCCTCCGGTCTCCCTTGGACACAATGTGCACTCGGATGCAGAAGTTGATCACCACTATCGGCGAGCGCTGGATGCTGGGGCAACGTCGATTTCCGAACCCACGGTGCAGCCATGGGGAGGTAAAAGCGCATGTGTCGCTGATCCAGATGGCTTCCGCTGGGATTTTGTGCACAACCCATCATTTGTCGTTGACGCTGATGGGCATGTTTCCTCGGTCTGAGGTTTATGGGCGTTAACTAGGTTGCTTCAGCAGAAGTTACGTGACTCTCCGGTTGAGATTCTTTAACCATCGACGTTGCTCCTTGAGGGTTATTGTTCAGGCCAAGGTTCAGCTCGAAGGGACGGCCACGTGGATAACCATCGTTTGATCTTTGCTTCATACACTTCCCGGGGCGCAAGCACCGGGTTGGGGATGATCCTCCGAGCGAAGAGGTCCTCATATCCATGAGGGGCGTAGACCCTGGTTTTGCCGTTTTTGCCGGTCGTGACCGCAAAGCAGCAGGTCTTCGCTGCAAAATGGTCAATGGCGTCAGTGGAGCTGAGGAATGGGATTGCTGGCACTCCGAAGTGCTCCTCGTACCAAATGTGGACTCGTGCCTCATTGCGTACTTCGATTTCTGCGTCGATGTCCTTAAAGAGTTCTTGTGCCCGACGAATGACTGCGTCCTCTGCTTCGTAGGACGTATCTTCATCAAAGTAGAAGAAGTCGTAGTCGCGAATCCCATTTTGTGGATCTTTGCCTTCGAGCACGTTCCATACCGTTTGAAATAGTGCCCCTGCAGTAAGCCACCAATCTGAAACTCCTAGCTGAGGCGCGAGTTGAAGTATCTGTTTGTTGATGGGATTTTCCTGAACATACTTCAGAAAAAGTTGTTCATCATTCGCGCTCACGTTGGGCCTACCCCTCAGTTCCCCTATTCACCGTTTCGGTCTCAATTTACCCGTTGAACAAAAACTCTTTCTGCGGATTAGTGCTTTATGCTCCTCGCTGGTCTAGCCCTTCAGCTTCCATACGTTTAGCCAGCTGTCCGACGCTTTCGAAGTTACGAGCACTTTCACCAAGTTTTGGCCGATAACTTACTTGTGGCCGGGTTTGTTCTTGAAGGTATCCGGCAGCCGGCAAGGTTTCTGGTTGGTGCAGATCCCAAGCGTTCAAAGCCTGCAAGGAAATGCCCCGTGGTCCTGTGCGACGAGTAACTCCGTGAATGAGCAACATACGGGTAGAGAAAAGCAGTGGCCCGGTGCGTTGCTGCGTGTCATCGAAGAAGGTGGCATCGATACAGCCACTTCCGTCATCCACCGAAATGAAGACCACGCGCTTGCCTCCCCGCATGGGAGGGGTCTGAGTGGCTACACGTACGCCGGCAACGAGCACTTCGGTTCCATTGCGTAAATGTAGAAGCTCGGCAGCTTGGGTGATGGGCAAGTGTGCCAAGCGTTGCCGGTAGGAAGAGATCAGGTGCTCACTGGCGTCGAGATGCATCAAGTCCAGTTCAGTGCGTACTACTTCGGCTGGCTCCAGTTGGGCTCCGGTAGTTTTGATGTGTTCAATTTTTCCAAGGTCTAATGTCAGCTGACCGGGGCCGGGCCGGTATTTTGCGGGAAGTGCACTGTGCGCCATGGATTGGGTGTGTGCAATGGTGTCTGCGCGGGAGGTTCCGGCGAGTAAGGAATCAAATACCCCGAGGGCTGCGAGATTCTGATAGGTGCGTCGCGAGAGTCCTGCGCGGGCGCGGACATCTGCAAGGTGCTCGTAGGGTTGGCCAGCGACCAGGCGTTCCACTTCTCGTTCGCTCATCTGATGGATGTCACGGAAAGCTAGGCGGATTCCATAGCGTCCAGGGCGTAGTGAGCTGGGCGCACGAGGCACAACCGGGAGCTTCGCCGGAGTAGATTCGAAAACTCGTTCGACTCGGTAGTGCCCGGTAGAGCGATTGATATCTAACGGCAAGATGGGAACGCCCATTCTCCTAGCTTCAGAGACCAGTAATCGTTTGGGATACATGCCCGGGTCATGCTCCCAAATTCCAGCGAGAAAAGCCTCAGGGTGGTGGGCTTTGAGCCAGGCCGAGTGGTAGGTGGGTACCGCGAAGGCGGCCCCATGGGCTTTGCAAAAGCCGAAGGACCCAAAGCCGGAGAGCACTTCCCAGACTTGGTCGATGGTGTCCTGACTGTATCCGCGTTTGGTTGCTTCGCTGCGCACATACTGTTCTACGGCTGGTTCCTTCTCTGGGTTTCCGAGCAGGCGCCGGTAAACATCGGCCATGCCCAATCCACAGCCGGTGAGCACATCAAACATGCGCAACACCTGTTCATGGAATACGGTGACGCCATGAGTTTCGGCGAGCGCCGGAATCAGGTCTGGGTGCAGATATTGGGCTGGGGCAAATCCATGACGATGCTCCAGGTAGGGCTTGACCATATTCGATTGCATGGGCCCAGGCCGGAAGAGTGAGATATCGATGATTAAGTCATTAAATTCTCGGGGTGCGAGTTTTCCTACTAGTTCGCGCTGTCCTGGGGATTCGATCTGGAAGCAGCCCAGGGTGTGAGTGGAGCGGATGAGCTCAAAGGTGGGTTCATCATCCAGTGGCACCTTGGCTAAGTCGATCATCCCCGTAGCGTTGATGTAGTGCTCGTTAACATGTCCACCGGCGCGAGCGACTTGTTCTTTGCTCGGATGCATGCGGGCAATTTCTTCGAGCGTGTAAGCGATGGCTGATTGCATGCGTACTCCGAGCACGTCGAGCTTAATCAGCCCCATCAAGTCCATATCGTGCTTGTCGAATTGACTCATCTGTAGCCCAATGCCTGAAGGCTGAACCGGGGTTCGGTCCAACAAGCTCGCATCGGAAAGGATCACCCCACAGGGGTGCATGGAGATATGTCGAGGTAGCCGGTCTAGGCGTTCCGTAGCGTCAATGAGGATATCAAGCTGAGTGTCGTCGGTAATGCGTTCGGCCAATTCGGCCAATTCAGGTTTCTCGGTAAGTGCTTCACGGAAGGAAGAGGCAGAGAACCGCCAGAGTTGTTTGGCGATCTCATCAATCTGCTCTTGTTCAATGCCTAGGGCTGAGCCAGCATCGCGTACTGCACCGCGGGCGCGGTAGGCGTTTTGCATGCTCATCAGGCTGACGCGTTCCTCCCCGTAAGTGGAGAAAATCTTGTGATAGATCTCGTGACGGCGAGCAGACTCTACATCGATGTCAATATCGGGCAGGGTGGTACGGGTATCCGAGAGGAAACGTTCGAACACCAGGTCGTGGGCCAGTGGATTTACTTGGCTAATGCCTAGCAGGTAGTTCACCAGTGAAGAGGCGCCTGAGCCACGGGCGGCAACGCGCACTCCCATATCGGTGATCAGATTGACGGTTTCTGCCACGGTGAGGAAATAACCTGCGAAGTCCAGCCGGTCAATCACCCCCAGTTCGAGGTCTAGCTGTCGTTCAATGAGGCTTCGGTTGGTATTCGGTAGCAGGCGTGGGACAGCTGCGAAGACTCGTTCGGTGAGCTCTTGCTGGGCTGGGCGATAGAGACCGATGACTTTTGCTTCCGGAATGACCGGCTTTTTCCAACCCAGGTCGCTGACCGGGTCCAACGCGGCCCACTGGGCGACCTGCTCGGTTTCGCGTAGCATCTGGTGCGCCCAGCTTCTCTCGGTAGCTTGGCCGATTTCGTGAGCTAATTGTCTCATCTGCTGCGGGGTTTTTAGCCACCCCTGTCCATTGGGTTGGCAGGAATCAAGATTTTTCAAGCTATGCAGGGTGCGTGCGGAGTCAAGAATATCTGCGGTCATTGCCCCGTCAGGGTCGACATAGCGCACTGCATTGCTCAGTACGGTTTTGATCTGACGTTCCTGGGCGTAACGCAACATACGTGCGGCTTCGCCGAGGTTATAGCGTGAGCCATGTGCTGAGAGGTAGGTGGTGATTTCCACCCGAAGCATCTTTCCTACCCGCTTTTTCCAGTTAGCCATGAGTGTGCGGGCTTGGGCGTATTTTCCTTTGAGGATTGCTCTGGCTACATCGGATTCACCGCCAAGTAGGATCATCAGGTTTCCGCTTTGGCTCAGTTCTCCAACTTGCTCGATGCTCAACCCTGGAACGCCGTGCGCAGTACTGTGTGCGCAGGTAATCGCCCGGCATAACGCTGCGTAGCCAACACCTGCGCAACCGCCACGGGCCAGAACGGTAATTCTTCCTAGCGTTTCCCCGGTGGCATCAAGTACCGCGAGGTTAACCCCAAGGATGGGCGCTAGTCCTTCGGCCATGCAGGCCGCGACATGCTTGACCGCACCGTAAAGGCCGTCCCGGTCGGTGAGCGCCAGCATCTGCGCCCCCTGCGCTTTGGCTGCTTGAGCCAGGGTGCGCGGGTTCGACACCCCGTAGTGGGCGCTATAGGAAGAACTAACGTTCAAATGGGTGAAGCTCATTGCGTTCCTTCGAATACATGTTCTCCTGCAGGGGTTTAGGCACCGCGGGCCAAAGAGTCATGCACACGCACCAGCCGCCAGCGTTCCGTTTGCGCATCAAAACTCACGTCAACACTGTGCACTTGCTGGGGCCCACGCACTGCAACTAACTGCAGGCGCCACATCTCGTAGTCAGCGATTCCTGCGCCAATTCCACGGGGAATCCGCAGGTTTTCTTCCCACCATTTACGGCGCTCGAACCAGCGTTGCGGCTCAGCAATCAGGCGATAGTCCTGCCCCTGCCAGTTCACGCGCAACGGAACTCCATTCGTTGCGCGGGCAACCTCGATTGACTCGGTGAACATCCCCACGTGCGCACTCCTTACTTAGTAGAACCATTCTATTCGAACACGTATTCGAATGATAGTTACACTAGTCAGGCGCACCGACAGTTTGAGTCAAGCGCAATAAACCTACGAGGGGCAGCGCCAGTCCAGTCAAAGTGTGATAGTGCGGTATTCAAAATACTCGCCAAGGGACCATTCTCCTGCACCCCAAAAGCCGGAAAAATGCTGGCGAATTGGCTCTTCGCGAAACTGCCTACGTCATTGTGCCTCGAGTACTCGATTCATATCGTTTGCACCGATAGCATCAAGACAGAACCAAAATCCACTACAAGGAGCGCACCATGCCTCATAAGGTCAAAGCCGTTATTTCCCGTGTCAAAGACGCACCCGTAGAGGTCGTCGACATCATCGTTCCGGATCCAGGACCCGGAGAAGTTGTTGTAGACGTACTCACCACCGGTGTATGCCACACCGATTTGCACTACAAGCTCGGCGGAATCGGTGACGAGTACCCTTACCTGTTGGGCCACGAGTCCACTGCAGTAGTTAGCCAGATTGGTGAGAACGTCACCAACGTCAAGGTTGGCGACCGCGTCATCCTGAACTGGCGAGCAGTCTGTGGCCAGTGCCGCGCCTGCGCCAAGGGCGAGCCAAAGTACTGCTTCAACACTTTCAACGCCACCCAGAAGATGACCCTCGAGGATGGCACCGAGCTTTCCCCAGCGCTGGGCATTGGTTCCTTCGCAGAAAAGACCCTGGTCCACTCCGGTCAGTGCACCATCGTTGATGAAGATGCTGATCCGGCAGCCGTTGGCCTGCTGGGCTGTGGTGTCATGGCCGGCATCGGTGCCGCGATCAACACCGGCGAGATCAAGCGTGGCGAATCCGTAGCCGTTATTGGTTGTGGTGGCGTGGGCGCTGCTGCGATCGCTGGTGCCCAGCTGGCTGGTGCCACCACCATCATCGCGGTAGACGTTAACGTGGATAAGCTGGAAGGCGCCAAGAAGTTCGGTGCCACCCACACCGTTGATTCTTCCAAGGTAGATGCTGTGGAAGCCATCCAGGAACTGACCGGTGGCTTCGGCGCCGACGTCGTCATCGATGCTGTTGGCCGCCCAGAAACCTACAAGCAGGCATTCTATGCTCGTGACCTAGCCGGCCGCGTGGTGCTCGTTGGTGTGCCGACCCCAGAGATGAAGCTGGAACTGCCACTGCTCGACGTCTTCGGTCGCGGTGGTTCACTGAAGAGCTCCTGGTACGGCGACTGCCTACCAAGCCACGACTTCCCAATGCTGGTAGAGCAGTACAAGCTGGGACGTTTGGATCTGGATTCCTTCGTCACCGAGCGCATCACCATTGATCAGATCGAAGAAGCCTTCAACAAGATGCATGAAGGAACCGTTCTGCGTTCGGTGGTGGAGCTCTAATGTCCGCGCGCATCGAAAACGTTGTTACCTCCGGGACCTTTTCCCTGGATGGTGGTACGTGGGAGGTGGACAACAATGTCTGGATCATCGGTGATGATTCAGAAGTCATGGTCATCGACCCGGCCCACGACATCGAAAAGATTCAAGAGGTCGTTGGCGAACGTGAAGTGATGGCAGTCCTACTCACCCATGGGCACGATGACCACATTCGCGCTGCTGGTGAATTCTCAGACATTGTTGATGCACCGCTCTTCCTGAACCCGGAAGACCGTATGCTCTGGGAAGCGGTCTACCCAGAACGTGACGTGGACGCAGAAATCAGCGAAGGAGATACTTTCACCATCGCTGGTACGACGCTCACTGCAATCCACACACCGGGCCATTCACCGGGATCCACCTGTTTCTACGCAGAAGATCTAGGTGTTCTGTTCAGTGGAGACACACTGTTTAACGGTGGTCCTGGCGCTACCGGGCGCAGCTACTCGAGTTTCGATACGATCATCGAATCGATCCGTACCAAGCTACTGACCCTGCCCGAGCAAACCGTGGTTAATACCGGCCACGGGGACGCCACCAGCATCGGTGCCGAGGCACCGAATCTGGAGGAATGGATCAAGCGCGGACACTAACTAACGCGCTCATGAGCTGAGGCAATCGCACTGCATAGGGCGACTGCCTCAGCTTTTTTCTTCTCACTACATAAAACAACACACCAATGACCAATTAAACGCGCTGACGTGGCAGAATTAATCCCATGCCCGAACTTCGACGTCGCAAATCCATAACCACCTGGCTCATTCTCGCCGTAGCATTGCTCCTGACGGGCATCGCGGTGCTCTGGTGGGACGGCCAGCAAGAGGTCGTTCTCTACGACGGATCCTATGAAGCGCTCGAGGTAGGAACTGAGCTCTACTTTGGTCCGAGCCCTGCAACATTCATCGGCTGGGTCCTCGCGTTACTCGGCGTTGGAGCGTTCGGAGTTATCTTCGGCTTAGTACTTCGCCAGATCGCTCGATTCAAGACTTGGATCTTGATTACCGGACTCTTGCTGCTAGTTGCAGGGCTATGCGTGTTGATCTGGGACTACAACCAGGTTCGTAGCTTTGGTTGGGTTGCCTATGCCCCGTTGAGTAAAGCTGATTTTGCCCCGCAAAGCGCAGCCTCGATCTTAGGCAAGTTCGGGTTGGTTGCCGGCGCGTTCCTAGCCGCCAGCTATTTCGGACTGCGACGAGGTGCGTTGCCCGCTGCGCCAGCTACCAAAAACTAGAACAACGAATTACTGTGCTCTTCAATGAGTTGTGGCGAATTATTTCGGACGTTGCCCACCGCGGTATCTACCTCATGCATGGTCCATTCTGAAGCAACGTCAAAAGCTTGGGCACGGATCTGCTCGATCAGCCCTTCACCATCTTCCTCGGCGGGGTTCATCCAGCGGGCCATCATTTGATGGTCCAGTGGAATGGGCAAGCGGTCATGCAATCCAGATAATTCCCCAAGTACTCCGGGTTCCTCGGCTGACGGAGAATCCATGGTCATAATCGACGTCGAAAGAATCCAGCTACCGTCCTCGTCTTTCCACCATTCGTACAGCCCGGCAAAGAAGATCAGCTTCCCGTCCTCACGATGTACGTAGAAGGGGCGCTTCTTACTGCCTTCCTTTTTCCATTCGTAGTAGCCCTCCACCGGCACTACGGCACGTCTCTTCTTCACTGCGGAACGGAAGGTCGGTTTGCTGCTGGCAGTTTCGCTGCGCGCATTAAAAGCTCGTACTCCCACCGAAAGTTCCTTCGCCCAACCGGGTACCAAACCCCAGCGGGCCACGTGAATCTGGCGGTGTAGCTCGTCGTCAATCAGCCGTTCGAGCACAATGGGCACATCGGTGGTTGGAGCAACGTTCCAGGACTGACGCAGCTCTAAATTGGCGTCTGCCTCGGCTTCAGCTTCGGCCACCAGATCACCGATGGCTTTGGCCATCACATATCGTCCGCACATCTTCCGCTCCTTTGCACCAGCACAGGGAAATCTGCTCCCAGTCTAACTATCGACGCAACGAAAATCAGCGAAGTTTTTCTTGTCAGTCGGGAACAAAGCAAACAGTATTGCCGTTACACCTAACATGAGCAACGAATTGAACCTTGACCAGTATGTTCCTACCGCTGGCGGAGTTACCATGTTCACCACCAACTGGTGCGGTTACTGCCGAAACCTCAAGCGCCTCATGGATCAGAAGGGCGTGAGCTACAACGAAGTTAATATTGAGGAAGTTGAAGGAACTGCCCAGATCGTGGAGTCATTCAACAATGGTAACCAGACGGTGCCAACCTTGATCTTCCCGGATGGCACTGCAGCTACCAATCCTCGGATTGAAGAAGTCCTCGAGCGCGTCGGCGCCTAATCATTAAATTCAAAAATCGGTGTCTGATTCTTTCAGACACCGATTTTTTGCGTTGCACACTAGACCAGGCTGATGTGTTCTCGATATTCCGCGAGTAGCACTTCGATGAAGTTCTCGGTGGTCACCGTGCCCACCAGATCATTGGCTGCACCGACTGTTGTCGGATCCATCGGGACTTCCATCGCCTGATACACGACGTCAAGAACCTGGCGTAAAGGCTCGGAATCCTCAATGACAAAGACAGATGAGAATAACCATGCGCCGGCCACAACTCGCTGGGCTGTACCGACAAGCTTCACGGGATAATTTCGAGGTGAATCTACGGTCGGCAGGCCGTGGATAGAGTGGTCCCCGGGGCAGTACTCCCCCGGAATGGGACCGACTTGAGCGTCAACGCCTAGACGCCGAAAAGCCTTCGCGTAGACTTCCGCGAAAACTTCAAAACGACGACGTTGACCCATCACGGCCTCAGGTTCAGGCTCTATATGATCAACAATCAGGGTGCCACGGTGATAGGCCGCTGCCCTTCCCCCAGCTTTACGTACCAATGGTGCAAATCCGAGTTGTGTTGCTTCTTCGCGGGCAGCTTCGTAGCCGGCCAGCCGAACATCACGTTGCCCAAAAGCCAAAGTACGATCCGGGCGATATAAGCGCAGGCTCGGTCCTCGCTGACCCGACTGAATCTCTCGAAGCAGTTGCACGCCACGCTCCAAATCGGCTGCTGGATCACCACTAGCTTCTTCAATTTCCAGTGTTAGCGGTGCATCCGATTGGGGGTTGAACAAACTCATACTGATGAGTCTAATTCAGTAGTCACCCAGCATTGGAGTTGATGTCACAGTGCTCGAATGTCTATCCGGAGCAAATCTGAGTCATAATAAAAGGCGTGCCAAATTCTTCTACCCCTGTCATCT
The nucleotide sequence above comes from Glutamicibacter sp. B1. Encoded proteins:
- a CDS encoding helix-turn-helix domain-containing protein; this encodes MSNNESPVTFTTPMLKAIANPLRRQILSTLSAMESARAADLAQALDIPANKVSFHLRELAKAQMIVEVPELARDKRDRVWKSAAEAYTTGEVGQREDDPTGVVMDAYLGQVVNDEQRRLQAAMLHGARHYSGEETGEAKARLMSSDLMLTMDEMRELISRLEKVIPAFREDLKNGKIVSSQLAEEREIWHVMTLLNAESLLNESHQDDRSPQNPK
- a CDS encoding MFS transporter, with the protein product MTTTQPNGSSGTKVTDEKLLPALRTQKNYRRWLFADTSALLSGGIYGFIFPLILLATTHSPVLAGMLASIGMAARASVILAGGAMADRTDKARMIVIGSLCGATITAALALGMSFGSLPVPLMCLAHVLMELRGGFFGSTTNAALKDLVHPKQLGRAMAANQGRDSVLMLGSAPLGGALLGLGGGIALLTVSALNLIAAASGFALRRPLRAAQQSLQESNGAPEEKVAHGILAGMRWCFSRPQLRALLVLITVVNIGVNGLMTTLIYGLEQRSEEPWVIGLTSTCMGVGMLIGSLAAAWLIERFRSGLLACTCLTLLGVAMLLIGFNTNLLWMGSMLLLSFLSVPALNAAIGGYFMACVPHDMSGRANSLITFMALAALPMAPLVTGFGMEWVGMGPTLIFFGALVSLAAILAWLSSQVRGIPRPEQWGPAAASTQPEPPDLTDSQPSHTPDVRTE
- a CDS encoding VOC family protein; protein product: MAFIFERTYPRNMNKQAPPVISAITLGVRDVGVSTKFYTEGLGFELVQPAHPEIAFVRAGYGLMLALWDVKQMPSEYGDVGHSQLAPPVSLGHNVHSDAEVDHHYRRALDAGATSISEPTVQPWGGKSACVADPDGFRWDFVHNPSFVVDADGHVSSV
- a CDS encoding nucleotidyltransferase family protein, yielding MSANDEQLFLKYVQENPINKQILQLAPQLGVSDWWLTAGALFQTVWNVLEGKDPQNGIRDYDFFYFDEDTSYEAEDAVIRRAQELFKDIDAEIEVRNEARVHIWYEEHFGVPAIPFLSSTDAIDHFAAKTCCFAVTTGKNGKTRVYAPHGYEDLFARRIIPNPVLAPREVYEAKIKRWLSTWPSLRAEPWPEQ
- a CDS encoding DNA polymerase III subunit alpha; the encoded protein is MSFTHLNVSSSYSAHYGVSNPRTLAQAAKAQGAQMLALTDRDGLYGAVKHVAACMAEGLAPILGVNLAVLDATGETLGRITVLARGGCAGVGYAALCRAITCAHSTAHGVPGLSIEQVGELSQSGNLMILLGGESDVARAILKGKYAQARTLMANWKKRVGKMLRVEITTYLSAHGSRYNLGEAARMLRYAQERQIKTVLSNAVRYVDPDGAMTADILDSARTLHSLKNLDSCQPNGQGWLKTPQQMRQLAHEIGQATERSWAHQMLRETEQVAQWAALDPVSDLGWKKPVIPEAKVIGLYRPAQQELTERVFAAVPRLLPNTNRSLIERQLDLELGVIDRLDFAGYFLTVAETVNLITDMGVRVAARGSGASSLVNYLLGISQVNPLAHDLVFERFLSDTRTTLPDIDIDVESARRHEIYHKIFSTYGEERVSLMSMQNAYRARGAVRDAGSALGIEQEQIDEIAKQLWRFSASSFREALTEKPELAELAERITDDTQLDILIDATERLDRLPRHISMHPCGVILSDASLLDRTPVQPSGIGLQMSQFDKHDMDLMGLIKLDVLGVRMQSAIAYTLEEIARMHPSKEQVARAGGHVNEHYINATGMIDLAKVPLDDEPTFELIRSTHTLGCFQIESPGQRELVGKLAPREFNDLIIDISLFRPGPMQSNMVKPYLEHRHGFAPAQYLHPDLIPALAETHGVTVFHEQVLRMFDVLTGCGLGMADVYRRLLGNPEKEPAVEQYVRSEATKRGYSQDTIDQVWEVLSGFGSFGFCKAHGAAFAVPTYHSAWLKAHHPEAFLAGIWEHDPGMYPKRLLVSEARRMGVPILPLDINRSTGHYRVERVFESTPAKLPVVPRAPSSLRPGRYGIRLAFRDIHQMSEREVERLVAGQPYEHLADVRARAGLSRRTYQNLAALGVFDSLLAGTSRADTIAHTQSMAHSALPAKYRPGPGQLTLDLGKIEHIKTTGAQLEPAEVVRTELDLMHLDASEHLISSYRQRLAHLPITQAAELLHLRNGTEVLVAGVRVATQTPPMRGGKRVVFISVDDGSGCIDATFFDDTQQRTGPLLFSTRMLLIHGVTRRTGPRGISLQALNAWDLHQPETLPAAGYLQEQTRPQVSYRPKLGESARNFESVGQLAKRMEAEGLDQRGA
- a CDS encoding S-(hydroxymethyl)mycothiol dehydrogenase; the encoded protein is MPHKVKAVISRVKDAPVEVVDIIVPDPGPGEVVVDVLTTGVCHTDLHYKLGGIGDEYPYLLGHESTAVVSQIGENVTNVKVGDRVILNWRAVCGQCRACAKGEPKYCFNTFNATQKMTLEDGTELSPALGIGSFAEKTLVHSGQCTIVDEDADPAAVGLLGCGVMAGIGAAINTGEIKRGESVAVIGCGGVGAAAIAGAQLAGATTIIAVDVNVDKLEGAKKFGATHTVDSSKVDAVEAIQELTGGFGADVVIDAVGRPETYKQAFYARDLAGRVVLVGVPTPEMKLELPLLDVFGRGGSLKSSWYGDCLPSHDFPMLVEQYKLGRLDLDSFVTERITIDQIEEAFNKMHEGTVLRSVVEL
- a CDS encoding MBL fold metallo-hydrolase: MSARIENVVTSGTFSLDGGTWEVDNNVWIIGDDSEVMVIDPAHDIEKIQEVVGEREVMAVLLTHGHDDHIRAAGEFSDIVDAPLFLNPEDRMLWEAVYPERDVDAEISEGDTFTIAGTTLTAIHTPGHSPGSTCFYAEDLGVLFSGDTLFNGGPGATGRSYSSFDTIIESIRTKLLTLPEQTVVNTGHGDATSIGAEAPNLEEWIKRGH
- a CDS encoding SOS response-associated peptidase yields the protein MCGRYVMAKAIGDLVAEAEAEADANLELRQSWNVAPTTDVPIVLERLIDDELHRQIHVARWGLVPGWAKELSVGVRAFNARSETASSKPTFRSAVKKRRAVVPVEGYYEWKKEGSKKRPFYVHREDGKLIFFAGLYEWWKDEDGSWILSTSIMTMDSPSAEEPGVLGELSGLHDRLPIPLDHQMMARWMNPAEEDGEGLIEQIRAQAFDVASEWTMHEVDTAVGNVRNNSPQLIEEHSNSLF
- a CDS encoding glutaredoxin domain-containing protein — its product is MSNELNLDQYVPTAGGVTMFTTNWCGYCRNLKRLMDQKGVSYNEVNIEEVEGTAQIVESFNNGNQTVPTLIFPDGTAATNPRIEEVLERVGA
- a CDS encoding lipoate--protein ligase family protein, producing MSLFNPQSDAPLTLEIEEASGDPAADLERGVQLLREIQSGQRGPSLRLYRPDRTLAFGQRDVRLAGYEAAREEATQLGFAPLVRKAGGRAAAYHRGTLIVDHIEPEPEAVMGQRRRFEVFAEVYAKAFRRLGVDAQVGPIPGEYCPGDHSIHGLPTVDSPRNYPVKLVGTAQRVVAGAWLFSSVFVIEDSEPLRQVLDVVYQAMEVPMDPTTVGAANDLVGTVTTENFIEVLLAEYREHISLV